The following proteins come from a genomic window of Paenibacillus spongiae:
- a CDS encoding polyphosphate polymerase domain-containing protein: MEFQGKKLRHEYKYYLHTHDYMALRHKVSQLLTMDRNSVDADGYEIRSLYFDGPHRHSLHDKNDGIFSREKYRIRIYNGSDAKITVERKSKFGEYVCKESAPITRQEYGALLSGSYTFLKERESALLQEFYAALSRGFRPITIVNYVREAYIYEPGNVRITFDKRLSAGINTCNLFHPDLVLEEVLSAPLTILEVKYDSFLPDHIRKLMQLESHNRSSISKYVLCREAGIIHFKE, translated from the coding sequence ATGGAGTTCCAGGGAAAGAAACTAAGACATGAGTATAAGTATTACTTGCATACCCATGACTACATGGCCTTAAGACATAAAGTTTCCCAGCTGCTGACCATGGACCGGAACTCGGTTGATGCGGACGGTTACGAAATACGGAGCTTGTATTTCGACGGTCCTCACAGGCATTCGCTGCATGATAAGAACGATGGCATCTTTAGCCGGGAAAAGTACCGCATCCGGATTTACAATGGCTCCGACGCCAAAATTACGGTGGAGCGCAAGAGCAAGTTCGGGGAGTACGTATGCAAAGAGTCCGCTCCTATCACGCGGCAGGAATACGGTGCTCTGCTAAGCGGCTCGTATACGTTTCTGAAAGAACGGGAGAGCGCGCTCCTGCAGGAGTTTTATGCCGCGCTGAGCCGGGGATTCCGGCCCATTACGATCGTTAATTATGTTCGGGAGGCCTATATCTACGAGCCTGGCAACGTTCGGATTACATTCGATAAGCGGTTAAGCGCTGGCATCAACACCTGCAATCTGTTTCATCCCGACCTGGTGCTCGAGGAGGTTCTATCCGCTCCTCTGACTATTCTGGAGGTTAAATACGATTCCTTTCTCCCGGATCATATACGCAAGCTGATGCAGCTTGAAAGCCATAATCGCTCATCCATCTCCAAATATGTCCTCTGCCGGGAAGCGGGCATTATCCATTTTAAAGAATAG
- a CDS encoding CehA/McbA family metallohydrolase, whose amino-acid sequence MTQENNTIIWTIERVIAHEEQDTYVEVPFDMPERSESVRVSYEVSPLGDGRCVVDLGIKDADGIRGWSGGARKEFVLGLDNATPGYMRGKLQAGTGWAVVLGAYAIPPEGCRVTVRIECQLEFYRWLKGDLHTHSVHSDGSFTLEEKVRLIEEMNGDFVALTDHNTTSQNLAAPRATSVVTIPGMELTTYYGHCNFLGVDYPIRDFRANTAEQAKERIREARSNGAKIVLNHPHCRNCGWHWGFDVEFDWVEIWNGPWREDNRKTLDWWQGELASGKKIVAVGGSDVHRPEAFVQHCTPTTWTYSPSRSVEGILQSIDLGRVFLTYAPEGPTIHITSGPYVMGDTVCLEDIRLNGEDAANYPVQFELNQIQPGDVIKVISDMGEEYVDTAQETGAKTFTLPIQNKLFYRVEVWRHFDQANAMLPAAISNPLYFR is encoded by the coding sequence TTGACTCAAGAAAACAATACAATCATATGGACGATCGAACGAGTGATTGCACATGAGGAACAAGATACCTATGTGGAAGTCCCATTCGATATGCCGGAGAGAAGCGAAAGTGTGCGCGTATCCTATGAAGTTTCGCCTCTGGGAGACGGCCGATGCGTGGTCGATCTGGGAATCAAGGACGCGGACGGCATCCGCGGCTGGAGCGGCGGCGCGAGAAAAGAGTTCGTTCTTGGACTGGATAATGCGACTCCCGGTTATATGAGGGGCAAGCTGCAGGCCGGTACGGGTTGGGCGGTCGTTCTGGGTGCTTACGCAATTCCTCCGGAAGGATGCCGGGTTACGGTCCGCATCGAATGCCAGCTGGAGTTCTACCGTTGGCTAAAGGGGGATCTGCATACGCACAGCGTTCATAGCGACGGCAGCTTCACGCTGGAGGAGAAGGTGCGCCTGATCGAGGAGATGAATGGCGACTTCGTCGCGCTGACGGATCACAATACGACGAGCCAAAACCTTGCGGCTCCCCGGGCAACCTCGGTCGTGACCATTCCGGGCATGGAGCTGACGACGTATTACGGCCATTGCAATTTTCTCGGCGTCGATTATCCGATCCGCGATTTCAGGGCGAATACCGCGGAACAGGCCAAGGAGCGTATACGCGAAGCGAGAAGCAACGGGGCCAAAATCGTATTGAATCATCCGCACTGCCGCAACTGCGGCTGGCACTGGGGCTTCGATGTCGAGTTCGATTGGGTTGAAATATGGAACGGACCTTGGCGAGAGGATAATCGCAAGACGCTGGATTGGTGGCAAGGCGAGCTGGCTTCAGGGAAGAAGATCGTCGCGGTCGGCGGCAGCGACGTGCATCGTCCGGAGGCTTTCGTGCAGCACTGTACGCCGACGACATGGACGTATAGTCCATCCCGTTCGGTAGAAGGAATTTTGCAGTCCATCGACCTTGGCAGAGTATTTCTGACCTATGCGCCGGAAGGGCCGACGATTCATATTACAAGCGGTCCGTATGTGATGGGCGATACGGTTTGCCTGGAGGACATCCGGCTGAACGGGGAAGATGCCGCTAATTATCCGGTTCAATTCGAATTGAACCAGATTCAGCCCGGGGACGTGATTAAGGTGATTTCCGACATGGGTGAAGAATACGTCGATACGGCTCAAGAAACTGGAGCGAAGACGTTTACCCTGCCGATCCAGAATAAGCTGTTTTACCGCGTTGAAGTATGGCGCCATTTCGACCAAGCCAATGCGATGCTGCCCGCGGCAATCAGCAACCCGCTATATTTTCGTTAA
- a CDS encoding carbohydrate ABC transporter permease — protein MKNNYGPIGYKPNPVVQLLNGLFLLFLVATMLIPIWNTLVISLSSNASSMEVGLKMWPSEFSFEGYQTVWKTVRLWEPFLNNTIVTVVGTTLHVVLSAMAGYVLIQRGLPGRNLMISLIMLTMTIPGEAIMIPVYQVVKELDLLNTLTSLVVSGLVSGFSVLLIRNYFLSIPYELNESARIDGAGNMWIFVRMYLPLAKAGLATIALFEFVGKWNQFTPALLYITDQSKLTLQIALRSLVVESDATSSNFFMTPNVRMAGVMIAIIPLIVIYPFVQKFFVKGIMLGSTKE, from the coding sequence ATGAAGAACAATTACGGGCCTATCGGCTATAAGCCGAATCCGGTTGTACAGCTATTGAACGGTTTATTTCTATTATTCCTGGTCGCAACGATGCTGATCCCGATCTGGAACACGCTGGTCATCTCGCTGTCGAGCAATGCGTCTTCGATGGAGGTCGGACTGAAGATGTGGCCGTCGGAGTTCAGCTTCGAGGGGTACCAGACGGTTTGGAAAACGGTAAGGCTGTGGGAGCCCTTCCTCAACAATACGATCGTCACGGTGGTGGGTACGACGCTCCATGTCGTGCTGAGCGCCATGGCCGGTTACGTGCTCATTCAAAGAGGGCTGCCGGGCAGAAATCTGATGATCTCGCTCATTATGCTCACGATGACCATTCCAGGGGAAGCGATTATGATTCCCGTCTATCAGGTCGTGAAGGAGCTCGATCTGCTCAACACGCTGACTTCGCTGGTTGTATCGGGGCTAGTTTCCGGATTTAGCGTGCTGTTGATCCGCAATTATTTCTTATCGATTCCCTACGAGCTGAACGAATCGGCGCGAATCGACGGGGCGGGGAACATGTGGATTTTTGTACGGATGTACCTGCCTTTAGCTAAGGCGGGCTTGGCCACGATTGCGCTGTTCGAATTCGTCGGCAAGTGGAACCAATTTACTCCGGCGTTATTGTATATTACCGATCAGAGCAAGCTCACGCTTCAAATTGCGCTTCGGTCGCTGGTCGTTGAATCCGATGCGACGTCGAGCAACTTCTTCATGACGCCGAACGTGCGTATGGCTGGTGTCATGATTGCCATCATTCCGCTCATTGTCATCTATCCGTTCGTACAGAAGTTTTTCGTGAAGGGGATCATGCTCGGTTCGACCAAGGAATAA
- a CDS encoding extracellular solute-binding protein gives MFKKRIMLGTAAVLLFSSILTACGGEYKPSNSAETGSEEQGTLRILSGVVGGKTPEENDLFQKEVERLTGMKVTIEKPSTDYDKKLLTSISNGEKYDLVYMNQGVMDKLVEQGALTDLTSQIEASKVLSDPAVIPAEEWDMIKYDDKIYSVFNKFEGGTLPIVRKDWLDKLGLQEPKTLDEFYNVLKAFKEQDPDGNGKDDTYGLSTSGLYDIQGFMSAAGLKYKYVIDSDGKRTIPYATEQAVPMYDWFAKLYKEGILDPNFATNDTKKMRDLFLTNRVGMVTYWDAWVGQFNNLGQKDNPKFEAKGIAGALGPDGKIILRRGEPSVWGIPVNAEHPELAMKFLEFWHSEQGNLLGTIGIEGHDYTVANGKYELTAEGESHSMDHGAPFVYNTNFKNPFGVLPGIMEARQIILDNNAQVEIGTERWADAEKIIQNYAFQAMMGKMPAAEAVKSMNDELKAADLID, from the coding sequence ATGTTTAAGAAACGCATTATGCTGGGAACTGCTGCTGTTCTGCTCTTCTCTTCCATCTTGACTGCTTGCGGGGGAGAATACAAACCGTCCAATAGCGCCGAAACGGGCAGCGAGGAGCAAGGAACGCTGCGTATTCTGAGCGGGGTCGTCGGCGGCAAGACCCCGGAAGAGAATGATCTGTTCCAGAAGGAAGTAGAGCGTCTCACAGGCATGAAGGTGACGATCGAGAAGCCGAGCACCGACTACGACAAGAAGCTGCTGACTTCCATCTCCAATGGCGAGAAATATGACCTTGTCTATATGAATCAAGGCGTAATGGACAAGCTTGTCGAGCAGGGTGCGCTGACGGATCTGACCAGTCAAATTGAGGCGTCCAAAGTACTGAGCGATCCTGCCGTCATTCCGGCCGAAGAATGGGACATGATCAAGTATGACGATAAAATTTACAGTGTATTCAACAAGTTCGAGGGCGGTACGCTTCCGATAGTCCGCAAGGATTGGCTGGACAAGCTCGGCCTGCAGGAGCCGAAGACATTGGATGAATTCTACAATGTGCTGAAGGCTTTCAAGGAGCAGGATCCGGACGGTAACGGAAAAGACGATACGTATGGTCTGTCTACTTCAGGCTTGTATGATATCCAAGGTTTTATGAGTGCAGCCGGATTGAAGTATAAATATGTGATCGACAGCGATGGCAAGCGTACCATTCCATACGCGACCGAACAAGCCGTTCCGATGTACGATTGGTTCGCGAAGCTGTACAAGGAAGGCATTCTGGACCCGAACTTTGCAACGAATGACACCAAGAAGATGAGAGACTTGTTCTTGACGAACCGTGTAGGCATGGTCACGTATTGGGATGCTTGGGTCGGCCAATTCAACAACCTGGGCCAGAAGGACAATCCGAAATTTGAAGCGAAAGGAATTGCCGGCGCTCTTGGTCCGGACGGCAAGATCATTCTGCGGCGCGGCGAGCCTTCCGTATGGGGCATTCCGGTGAATGCCGAGCATCCGGAGCTGGCAATGAAGTTCCTGGAATTCTGGCATTCGGAGCAAGGCAACCTGCTGGGCACGATCGGGATCGAAGGGCATGATTATACGGTCGCGAACGGCAAGTATGAGCTGACTGCCGAAGGTGAAAGCCACAGCATGGATCATGGCGCTCCATTCGTATACAACACGAACTTCAAAAATCCGTTCGGCGTATTGCCGGGCATTATGGAAGCAAGACAGATCATTCTGGATAATAATGCGCAGGTTGAAATCGGAACCGAACGCTGGGCCGATGCGGAGAAAATCATTCAGAACTATGCTTTCCAGGCGATGATGGGCAAGATGCCTGCTGCCGAGGCAGTCAAGAGCATGAACGATGAGTTGAAGGCGGCCGATCTGATCGATTAA
- a CDS encoding LacI family DNA-binding transcriptional regulator has protein sequence MATIDDVAKAAGVSKSTVSSVFSRKRPISKEVTERVLVVANQLNYKPNFWARTLTNKTTNIIGLNMQGEKIKFSQFHLTLMNGVLKECYDHGYRLLVNTLSGEYLSQVEHLSSNPVDGEILLDPSQNDPRISELVLQEHPLVVIGRPSFEFESRICYVDNDNLHTAQKVTEYLLELGHRRILFLNASRSRTVSEDRANGYLRAFKKLKLTSDSNLIVYKDDALHSAEYGYFYMKQMMSASHGITAVITDSDKVALGIYQGAKEMNISIPSDLSVFAFSNDSIFAHEFTPSLSGVRLNGETLGSAAAKLLIDQLKQGEQIATRILIPTELIIRDSCGPIKPLGGNY, from the coding sequence TTGGCTACGATTGATGATGTAGCGAAAGCAGCCGGGGTTTCGAAAAGCACAGTATCTAGCGTGTTCAGCAGAAAGAGGCCGATCAGCAAGGAGGTAACGGAACGGGTTCTCGTCGTGGCGAACCAATTGAACTATAAGCCGAATTTTTGGGCCAGAACGTTAACCAACAAGACGACCAACATTATAGGCCTTAACATGCAGGGGGAAAAAATCAAGTTTAGCCAATTTCATCTTACGCTCATGAACGGTGTATTGAAGGAATGCTACGATCACGGCTACCGACTGCTGGTCAACACGCTGTCGGGCGAGTATTTAAGCCAAGTGGAGCATCTGTCGTCCAATCCGGTGGACGGGGAAATACTGCTTGATCCATCCCAGAATGATCCGCGGATCAGCGAACTGGTTTTGCAGGAGCATCCGCTTGTCGTCATCGGCAGACCATCGTTCGAATTCGAGTCCCGCATCTGCTACGTCGACAATGATAATCTGCATACGGCCCAGAAGGTGACGGAATATTTGCTTGAGCTTGGACACCGCCGAATTTTGTTCTTGAACGCTTCGAGATCGCGGACGGTCTCGGAGGACCGGGCGAACGGTTATCTCAGAGCCTTCAAAAAATTAAAATTGACGAGCGATTCCAATCTTATCGTGTACAAAGACGATGCATTGCATTCCGCGGAGTATGGCTATTTTTATATGAAACAGATGATGAGCGCGAGTCATGGGATAACGGCGGTTATTACAGACTCCGACAAGGTGGCTCTGGGCATCTATCAGGGAGCCAAGGAGATGAATATATCGATCCCGTCCGATCTATCTGTATTTGCGTTCAGCAACGATTCGATCTTTGCGCATGAATTTACCCCATCCTTATCGGGTGTCAGATTGAACGGTGAAACGCTGGGCAGCGCGGCCGCCAAGCTGTTGATCGATCAATTAAAGCAGGGTGAACAGATCGCTACACGCATCCTTATTCCAACCGAATTGATTATTCGCGATTCCTGCGGACCTATAAAACCTTTAGGAGGCAATTACTGA
- a CDS encoding ABC transporter permease subunit, whose product MIKRYGSLYVMIIPVLAYFILFTFYPLVRGLIISMQEFRVIGDRPFVGFSNYAIVLQDPVFWQTMVNTVLIGGGTLIIGFIAPIIVALSLNEVIRAGFKKFTQMVIYFPHLFSWVVVGGIWIYMLSPDNGLVNGLLKLLGMDQPIHFMAEKEYARWIMIFSNVWKEMGYNCILYLAAMVSINPSLYEAADMDGAGRWQKIRYVTIPQLKSTMKVVFLINLLGVFKIFDQIVVMSNGVIARQVDVVMGYTYQKTFIDFKMGVATAAAYLVIILTLVLAYVIRKAIRYDDLD is encoded by the coding sequence GTGATAAAGAGGTACGGATCGCTCTACGTCATGATTATCCCGGTCCTTGCATACTTCATCCTATTTACGTTCTACCCGCTCGTGCGGGGTTTGATCATCAGTATGCAGGAGTTTCGTGTCATCGGTGACCGGCCGTTCGTCGGTTTCAGCAACTATGCGATCGTTCTTCAAGATCCTGTGTTCTGGCAGACGATGGTCAATACGGTCCTGATCGGCGGAGGCACGCTGATTATCGGTTTTATTGCCCCGATCATCGTGGCGTTGTCCCTGAATGAAGTCATCCGCGCGGGTTTTAAGAAGTTTACCCAGATGGTCATCTACTTCCCGCATCTATTCTCGTGGGTTGTGGTCGGCGGGATCTGGATATATATGCTGTCGCCGGATAACGGCTTAGTCAACGGGCTGTTGAAGCTGCTGGGCATGGATCAACCGATTCATTTTATGGCAGAGAAGGAATACGCCAGATGGATCATGATTTTCAGCAATGTATGGAAGGAAATGGGCTATAACTGCATTCTGTACTTGGCGGCGATGGTCAGCATCAATCCGTCATTATATGAAGCGGCAGATATGGATGGAGCGGGAAGATGGCAGAAGATCCGCTATGTAACAATCCCGCAGTTAAAATCGACGATGAAAGTCGTGTTTCTGATCAATCTCCTCGGTGTCTTTAAGATATTCGATCAAATTGTCGTGATGAGCAACGGAGTCATTGCCAGACAAGTCGATGTCGTCATGGGCTATACGTATCAGAAGACGTTTATCGATTTCAAGATGGGGGTCGCCACCGCGGCTGCTTACCTTGTCATAATTTTGACGCTCGTGCTGGCCTATGTGATTCGTAAGGCGATTCGTTACGACGATCTGGATTGA
- a CDS encoding DUF4956 domain-containing protein, with amino-acid sequence MGETVNFQDIIKKSMLHLEAFRNISYVDMVLGLLCSFAIGLFIYWIYRKTFRGVVYSYNYNVSFVLMAVITSLIIMTISTNIVLSLGMVGALSIVRFRTAVKDPLDVVYMFWAISAGIASGAKLYPLALFGSLVIGLIIVWLSRRKIKEQAYLLIIRHSEIAADEIRVQLRKLDGKLKSKTVRKDFTEVTVEVMLRDDNTSFVHTISNIEGVHDASLVNYTGDYAQ; translated from the coding sequence GTGGGAGAAACGGTAAATTTTCAAGATATTATCAAGAAAAGCATGCTTCATCTGGAGGCATTCCGCAATATTTCCTATGTCGACATGGTGCTGGGATTATTATGCTCATTCGCTATCGGATTGTTTATCTATTGGATCTACCGCAAGACGTTCCGAGGCGTCGTGTACAGCTATAATTACAATGTTTCATTCGTATTGATGGCCGTCATCACCTCGCTTATTATTATGACGATCAGTACCAACATCGTATTGTCGCTCGGGATGGTCGGTGCGCTCAGCATCGTCCGGTTTCGTACGGCGGTCAAGGATCCGCTTGATGTCGTATATATGTTCTGGGCGATCTCGGCAGGAATCGCGAGCGGTGCGAAGCTGTACCCGCTGGCCTTGTTCGGCTCTCTGGTCATCGGCTTAATCATCGTCTGGCTGTCCCGGCGCAAGATTAAGGAGCAGGCGTATCTGCTTATTATCCGCCATTCGGAGATCGCCGCCGACGAGATTCGCGTACAGCTGCGCAAGCTGGACGGCAAGCTGAAGTCCAAGACCGTGCGCAAGGATTTTACGGAGGTTACGGTCGAAGTGATGCTTCGCGACGACAATACTTCATTCGTGCATACGATTTCGAATATCGAGGGCGTGCATGATGCATCCCTTGTCAACTATACGGGCGATTACGCTCAGTAG
- a CDS encoding Cof-type HAD-IIB family hydrolase, giving the protein MNTFAAIAERVRGFVFDLDGTLLNSDAVISAANRSALLKLKQAGMKLIIATGRNLSEARAVCGDLPFDGYVCSNGMSVYGHDFAIMHSEAIPSEIAGQLLTELRRSKANYELHASDNGIVIVQEDMPFLRLRLPDIKALPERLVRDGLSQGTMQLFKLMVVEEDITAIYEQMKAMEQLVEVIRMNDNSIELNKKGVSKWSGLQIQFAKLGIGGDEVIAFGDSMNDWMMLSSSGWSVAMGNADPHIQAIARDRTVSNDKDGVAAYVQKLGLTSGAKEKEMKSS; this is encoded by the coding sequence ATGAATACATTTGCGGCTATAGCTGAGCGTGTAAGAGGGTTTGTATTTGATCTGGACGGAACGCTGCTCAATTCGGATGCAGTGATATCGGCCGCTAATAGATCCGCATTGCTGAAGCTGAAGCAGGCCGGCATGAAGCTAATCATTGCTACGGGCCGAAATTTGAGCGAGGCCAGAGCGGTGTGCGGCGATCTTCCATTCGACGGATATGTGTGCAGCAACGGGATGTCGGTCTACGGCCATGATTTTGCGATCATGCACAGCGAGGCGATACCAAGCGAAATCGCAGGGCAGCTATTAACGGAATTACGGCGGTCAAAAGCCAACTACGAGCTGCATGCCAGCGATAACGGGATCGTCATCGTCCAGGAGGATATGCCATTCCTTCGGCTTCGCCTGCCGGACATCAAGGCGCTTCCCGAACGTCTCGTGCGGGACGGCCTGAGCCAAGGAACCATGCAGTTGTTCAAGCTGATGGTGGTTGAGGAGGATATCACCGCCATCTACGAACAGATGAAAGCCATGGAACAGCTGGTCGAAGTCATTCGGATGAACGATAACAGCATCGAGCTGAATAAAAAAGGCGTTTCGAAGTGGAGCGGCCTGCAGATTCAGTTTGCGAAATTGGGGATTGGCGGGGATGAAGTCATCGCATTCGGCGATAGCATGAACGATTGGATGATGCTGTCGAGCAGCGGGTGGTCGGTAGCGATGGGGAATGCCGATCCGCACATTCAAGCCATCGCGAGGGATCGTACCGTCTCCAACGACAAAGACGGCGTGGCGGCTTATGTGCAGAAGCTCGGACTGACAAGCGGAGCGAAGGAAAAGGAGATGAAGTCATCTTGA